The following proteins come from a genomic window of Cucurbita pepo subsp. pepo cultivar mu-cu-16 unplaced genomic scaffold, ASM280686v2 Cp4.1_scaffold001742, whole genome shotgun sequence:
- the LOC111786480 gene encoding uncharacterized protein LOC111786480 produces MCYINTIKDLEFTVGEHVFLKVVLSPTLAVVHNVFHVSMLRKYILNPTHIIEHKVLPLREDLSYENDSIQILARDVKRLRNQEIPLGKMLWGNHIDSEATWN; encoded by the exons atgtgttatattaacaccatcaaagATCTCGAATTTACGGTGGGCGAACATGTTTTCTTGAAG GTGGTGTTGTCACCCACTCTTGCTGTTGTGCACAACGTTTTTCATGTATCCATGTTGAGGAAATACATATTGAACCCCACACACATCATTGAGCACAAAGTACTTCCACTTCGAGAGGATCTATCATACGAAAATGACTCAATCCAAATTTTAGCTCGAGATGTCAAACGATTGCGAAACCAGGAGATTCCCCTTGGCAAAATGTTGTGGGGTAACCATATAGATAGCGAGGCTACTTGGAAC